Proteins encoded by one window of Candidatus Omnitrophota bacterium:
- a CDS encoding lysophospholipid acyltransferase family protein: protein MKKNILSIIIWTVGSILTIALYLAMLLCTALLYPFDKKRAFTHMQCFWWSDAVIALNPYWKIEISGLNNIDKKRTYVIIANHQSLADIVLAYQIKMQFKWVAKESLFKIPFVGWSMALAKHIKLQRDNLSSIRKVYREAGHWLRSGVSILFFPEGTRSETAEMGDFRNGAFKLAIKERVPILPVLFEGTGTAIPRGSWIFTTKTSAKLKILPPIETTGYQPADFVKLKDLARSVLEKESCKPYHL from the coding sequence GTGAAAAAAAATATTTTATCAATAATCATCTGGACAGTGGGATCCATACTTACCATTGCCTTGTACTTGGCAATGTTATTATGTACTGCCCTCCTTTATCCGTTTGACAAAAAACGCGCCTTTACGCATATGCAGTGCTTCTGGTGGTCAGATGCGGTAATCGCGCTCAACCCTTATTGGAAGATTGAAATAAGCGGCCTAAACAATATCGATAAAAAACGCACCTATGTAATAATAGCCAACCACCAGAGCCTGGCCGATATCGTGCTCGCCTATCAGATAAAAATGCAATTCAAATGGGTCGCTAAAGAAAGTTTATTTAAAATACCTTTTGTCGGATGGTCAATGGCACTGGCCAAACACATAAAGCTCCAGAGAGACAATCTAAGCAGTATAAGGAAAGTTTACCGGGAAGCAGGCCATTGGTTACGTAGCGGCGTATCAATACTTTTCTTTCCGGAAGGGACACGAAGCGAAACAGCCGAGATGGGCGATTTCCGTAACGGCGCGTTTAAGCTGGCGATAAAAGAACGGGTGCCGATATTACCAGTATTGTTTGAAGGAACCGGCACAGCCATACCCAGGGGCAGCTGGATATTTACTACCAAAACTTCCGCTAAATTAAAGATCCTCCCTCCGATAGAAACAACCGGTTATCAGCCAGCAGACTTCGTTAAACTCAAGGATTTAGCACGCTCTGTTTTAGAAAAAGAATCCTGTAAGCCTTATCATCTATAA
- the fabF gene encoding beta-ketoacyl-ACP synthase II has product MPKRRVVITGLGIVAPNTIGKENFWAALIKGKSGIRRITRFDPAPFPTQIAGEVDLDISQFIEYKKARRMDRTTHLAMAAARLAFTDSRIDLAACNLERIGVTIATTMAGKGFTLEEYENVYRAKGPMKINTFTAIASFPDAAASCISLEFGLQGPSFSLSTACSSSLDALSLARDLIQKDAVDSIIVGGADAPLFAPVFSSFCVLRALSKRNDTPQAASRPFDRLRDGFILSEGAGVLILEELEYALRRGAHIYGEILGASSTCDAYHITNPDPHGLQAERALRSAISDAGIEPQDIDYINAHGTSTPLNDKIETMVVKRIFGDRAKEIPVSSTKSMIGHTIAAAGALEICAALLALEKGIIHPTINQEAPDPECDLNYVPNKAITANPKIILKNSFGFGGKNAALVIGKI; this is encoded by the coding sequence ATGCCGAAGCGCCGCGTAGTGATTACTGGCCTGGGAATAGTAGCGCCCAATACCATAGGAAAAGAAAATTTTTGGGCTGCACTGATCAAAGGTAAATCCGGGATCAGAAGGATCACCCGCTTTGACCCTGCCCCATTTCCCACCCAGATTGCCGGAGAAGTTGATTTGGATATCTCCCAATTTATTGAGTACAAAAAGGCCCGGAGAATGGACCGTACCACGCATCTGGCCATGGCGGCAGCCAGGCTTGCTTTTACAGATTCCCGGATAGACCTCGCTGCTTGTAACCTGGAAAGAATAGGCGTGACTATTGCAACTACTATGGCTGGCAAGGGTTTTACCTTGGAGGAATATGAAAATGTTTACCGCGCTAAAGGCCCGATGAAAATTAATACCTTTACTGCCATTGCTTCTTTTCCGGATGCTGCGGCAAGCTGCATTTCTCTTGAATTCGGTTTGCAGGGGCCCAGCTTTTCTTTATCTACCGCGTGTTCATCTTCTTTGGATGCGCTTAGCCTTGCCCGGGATTTGATTCAAAAGGATGCCGTAGATTCAATTATTGTGGGCGGGGCCGATGCGCCGCTCTTTGCTCCGGTATTTAGTTCCTTTTGTGTTTTAAGAGCCCTATCCAAAAGAAATGATACACCCCAAGCGGCTTCGCGCCCTTTTGACCGGTTAAGAGACGGTTTTATTTTAAGCGAGGGCGCCGGTGTATTAATTTTAGAAGAATTAGAGTATGCCTTAAGACGAGGGGCGCATATTTATGGAGAAATACTTGGCGCAAGTTCTACCTGCGATGCATACCATATTACCAACCCTGACCCGCATGGGCTTCAGGCAGAAAGGGCTTTACGTTCGGCTATTTCTGATGCCGGGATCGAACCGCAAGATATTGATTATATCAATGCCCACGGTACCTCAACCCCGCTGAACGATAAAATCGAGACTATGGTCGTTAAAAGGATATTCGGCGATAGGGCTAAAGAAATTCCGGTTTCTTCCACAAAATCAATGATTGGGCATACCATCGCTGCCGCAGGGGCATTAGAAATTTGCGCTGCTCTACTTGCGCTGGAAAAAGGCATTATTCATCCGACAATCAACCAGGAGGCCCCAGACCCCGAATGCGACTTAAACTACGTTCCCAAT